In Erigeron canadensis isolate Cc75 chromosome 1, C_canadensis_v1, whole genome shotgun sequence, a single window of DNA contains:
- the LOC122595716 gene encoding uncharacterized protein LOC122595716 — translation MPETITESSTPPTSSNMSDNIESVHHPLYLHPNDHPGLILIAKKLTGNENYSSWKRSMMIALSAKNKLKIITGELKEPSTDSPLKAVWDRTNDMVISWILNSVSESTGNNLRFVHTASALWKELGDHYAQLDGHRMFQITADLTQLKQNNMSIEVYYQNMKGFWDELDALEAPYDCICNCACENGKTNGERE, via the coding sequence ATGCCGGAAACTATTACTGAATCATCCACACCACCTACATCATCAAACATGTCTGATAACATTGAATCAGTCCACCATCCCCTGTATCTCCATCCAAATGATCATCCAGGACTCATCTTGATTGCCAAGAAACTTACTGGTAATGAGAATTATAGTTCATGGAAAAGATCAATGATGATAGCATTAAGTGCTAAGAACAAACTCAAAATCATTACTGGTGAGCTTAAAGAACCTTCAACTGATTCTCCTTTGAAAGCAGTTTGGGACAGAACGAATGACATGGTAATCTCCTGGATCCTCAACTCTGTATCTGAATCAACTGGTAACAACTTAAGATTTGTTCATACTGCTTCTGCTCTTTGGAAAGAATTAGGAGATCATTATGCTCAATTAGATGGCCATAGAATGTTTCAAATAACTGCTGATCTTacacaacttaaacaaaataacATGAGCATAGAAGTCTATTATCAAAATATGAAAGGTTTCTGGGATGAACTTGATGCTCTTGAAGCACCTTATGACTGCATATGTAATTGTGCATGTGAAAATGGGAAAACCAATGGTGAGAGGGAATAG